One genomic segment of Chiloscyllium plagiosum isolate BGI_BamShark_2017 chromosome 10, ASM401019v2, whole genome shotgun sequence includes these proteins:
- the LOC122553578 gene encoding SERTA domain-containing protein 2-like yields the protein MLAKGLKRKLSDYEENMAGVPGAFDSNPGLPYTLQRQLVLNMCLIKLQSCRMLVEPNLHRSVLIANTVRQIQEEMRQESSQEGSNICSGTSPVPDSYTASQASIELTGTPSTIQNSSLDLNISSDFSENQIENSLVVVSDDDMSSAISSILKDLDFMEDISPSPCPAPAGEDDPNSDISLADRPQETRPAETVFGSFEITNSTSYLTDLAFDDIFEDIDTSMYDSDLCLLPLTPARTPPASVDDVSKPFQLCNSASVNTIQICRVDLSDLDHIMEILVGS from the coding sequence ATGTTGGCTAAAGGACTGAAGCGCAAGCTTAGTGATTACGAAGAAAATATGGCTGGTGTTCCTGGTGCCTTTGATTCTAACCCAGGGCTGCCCTACACTTTGCAGAGACAGTTGGTACTTAATATGTGCCTTATCAAATTGCAAAGCTGTCGGATGCTGGTGGAACCAAACTTGCACCGTTCTGTCCTTATCGCAAATACTGTTCGGCAGATCCAGGAGGAAATGAGGCAAGAAAGCAGTCAAGAAGGATCTAATATCTGCAGTGGAACAAGCCCAGTTCCAGACTCATATACAGCATCTCAGGCCAGTATTGAATTAACTGGAACACCATCAACCATTCAAAACAGTTCTCTGGATTTGAATATTTCTTCAGATTTTTCAGAAAATCAGATTGAGAACTCTCTAGTAGTTGTTTCAGATGATGACATGTCATCCGCCATTTCATCAATCCTTAAAGATTTGGATTTCATGGAGGATATTAGCCCATCTCCTTGTCCTGCACCTGCAGGTGAAGATGACCCAAATTCAGACATTTCTTTGGCAGACAGACCACAAGAAACTAGGCCTGCAGAAACTGTGTTTGGCTCttttgaaatcacaaattcaaCGAGTTACCTAACAGATCTTGCTTTTGATGACATATTTGAAGACATTGACACGTCCATGTATGACTCAGATCTGTGCTTACTTCCATTAACACCTGCTAGAACACCACCAGCTAGCGTGGATGATGTTTCAAAACCCTTTCAGTTATGCAACTCTGCGTCAGTGAACACCATTCAGATCTGCAGAGTAGATTTGAGTGACCTGGACCATATCATGGAAATTCTTGTAGGATCCTAA